A genomic segment from Desulfonatronum lacustre DSM 10312 encodes:
- a CDS encoding response regulator, producing the protein MKHILIVDDSKTVRNLVAFIMKREGFRVTMAEDGMDGLEKLFSAGELDLIISDINMPRMDGFTFIKNIREQDIFRDIPIIVLSTEGQEEDIQKGIGLGANLYMVKPAQPDKLVRNVKMLLG; encoded by the coding sequence GTGAAGCATATTCTCATCGTCGACGACTCCAAAACGGTTCGCAATCTTGTCGCCTTCATCATGAAACGGGAAGGCTTCCGGGTGACCATGGCCGAGGACGGCATGGACGGCCTGGAAAAGCTCTTTTCCGCCGGTGAACTGGACCTGATCATCAGCGACATCAATATGCCGCGGATGGACGGCTTTACTTTCATCAAGAATATCCGTGAACAAGATATTTTTCGCGATATCCCGATCATCGTCCTCTCCACTGAAGGTCAGGAAGAAGACATTCAAAAAGGGATCGGCCTGGGCGCGAATCTGTACATGGTCAAGCCGGCACAGCCCGACAAACTGGTCCGCAACGTAAAAATGCTTCTGGGATAG
- a CDS encoding chemotaxis protein CheW produces the protein MKTLEQYFKDQPLLPDNIAAPRDGEELTSAEQAFLRKYLGFGSPSGDHEPAIQTVNPEQVMAGPTPPTGVASGTEGSTDPRGSSMGSDPAELQKALREQPELQLIGFRLADQDYALPIEVIQEVIRSVEATKLPSAPTFLSGVVNLRGRVTPLVSLRNLLRLPPGDDLFIIVCRHGGLQVGLQIQAVSTMHRVKQERIDWAVESLLGVQNEMICGLIRSENQRLISILSLDHLVQSLVKS, from the coding sequence ATGAAAACGCTTGAACAATATTTCAAGGATCAGCCGCTGCTGCCCGACAACATCGCGGCCCCCCGCGACGGCGAGGAGTTGACCAGCGCGGAACAGGCTTTCTTACGCAAATATCTCGGTTTCGGGAGCCCCTCCGGTGACCACGAACCGGCGATCCAGACCGTAAATCCGGAACAGGTCATGGCCGGGCCGACGCCTCCAACCGGTGTAGCCTCCGGGACCGAAGGCTCGACGGACCCGCGAGGTTCGTCCATGGGTTCGGATCCGGCGGAACTGCAAAAAGCACTGCGCGAACAGCCTGAACTGCAGTTGATCGGTTTTCGTCTAGCGGATCAGGATTATGCCCTCCCCATTGAGGTGATCCAGGAAGTCATCCGATCCGTGGAGGCGACCAAGCTGCCCTCCGCGCCGACGTTTCTTTCCGGCGTGGTCAATCTGCGGGGGCGGGTCACCCCCCTGGTTTCCCTGCGCAATCTGCTCCGTCTGCCTCCAGGGGACGATCTGTTCATCATCGTCTGTCGTCACGGGGGCTTGCAGGTCGGCTTGCAAATCCAGGCCGTCTCCACCATGCACCGAGTCAAGCAGGAGCGCATTGATTGGGCGGTGGAGTCCTTGCTGGGCGTACAAAACGAGATGATCTGCGGTCTGATTCGTTCCGAAAATCAGCGCCTGATCAGCATTCTCTCCCTGGACCATCTTGTTCAATCCCTGGTGAAATCATGA
- a CDS encoding ParA family protein, translated as MKPTVLAVANQKGGVGKTTTALSLAAALGETGRRVLVMDLDPHACASIHLGFYPEEERTTLYDLFREEDPGKRTTILDAMISPAVDAGFDAAPSHIRLSELEMDLRDRAGKGAILKQCMGHLENRYDYVVLDCPPHVGILLVNALVACDLVIIPMQTDFLALHGVRLIFATMKTLNKALPKPIDFRILPTMFDRRAGACQRVLRLLRQKAASKMFETIIPMDTKFREASGLGKTILGVAPSSKGAQAYRQLARELTANENA; from the coding sequence GTGAAGCCAACGGTCCTGGCCGTGGCCAACCAGAAAGGCGGTGTCGGCAAGACCACCACCGCCTTGAGCCTCGCCGCCGCGCTCGGCGAAACGGGGCGTCGCGTTCTGGTCATGGATCTGGATCCTCACGCCTGCGCCAGCATCCATCTGGGGTTTTATCCCGAAGAGGAGCGCACGACCCTCTACGACCTGTTTCGCGAGGAGGATCCCGGCAAGCGCACGACCATCCTGGACGCGATGATCTCCCCCGCCGTCGATGCCGGATTCGACGCCGCTCCCAGCCACATTCGACTCTCCGAACTGGAGATGGACCTCCGGGACCGGGCGGGCAAGGGCGCGATCCTGAAGCAATGCATGGGCCACCTGGAGAACCGATATGATTACGTGGTCCTGGACTGTCCGCCTCATGTCGGCATATTGCTGGTCAACGCCCTGGTAGCCTGCGATCTGGTGATCATTCCCATGCAGACGGATTTTCTGGCCCTGCACGGCGTGCGCCTGATCTTCGCGACCATGAAGACTCTGAACAAAGCCTTGCCCAAACCCATTGATTTTCGAATTTTACCCACCATGTTCGACCGCCGGGCCGGGGCTTGTCAGCGGGTATTGCGCTTGTTGCGCCAAAAGGCGGCTTCCAAGATGTTCGAAACCATCATCCCCATGGATACCAAATTTCGGGAAGCCAGTGGTTTGGGGAAAACCATCCTGGGCGTCGCCCCATCCTCCAAGGGGGCGCAGGCCTACCGACAACTGGCCAGGGAGTTGACCGCCAATGAAAACGCTTGA
- a CDS encoding PilZ domain-containing protein encodes MLNEELTEEEKRAHVRLTKPFEVKIRPFAFPLQRQPTSEVHSVDISEGGLLVHCARRFTVGDKLQVTIFIPSLNKHHPGFFKVFESDVDQSLTAVAEVVRVQEVIPLRDYGLGLKFLDIYEDDWQALRTLILKELRKQGAA; translated from the coding sequence ATGCTTAATGAAGAGCTTACTGAAGAGGAAAAACGCGCCCATGTCCGGCTGACCAAACCGTTTGAGGTGAAAATCAGGCCTTTTGCCTTCCCCTTGCAACGCCAGCCTACTTCCGAAGTCCATTCCGTGGACATCAGCGAAGGCGGGCTGCTCGTTCACTGCGCCCGGCGATTCACCGTCGGGGACAAGTTGCAGGTGACCATCTTCATCCCCAGCCTGAACAAGCACCATCCTGGTTTCTTCAAGGTCTTCGAAAGCGACGTGGACCAATCCTTGACCGCAGTGGCCGAGGTGGTCAGGGTTCAGGAGGTAATCCCGCTACGGGATTATGGATTGGGTTTGAAATTTTTGGACATCTATGAGGACGACTGGCAGGCGTTGCGCACGCTGATCCTCAAGGAGCTGCGCAAACAGGGTGCCGCGTGA
- a CDS encoding CheR family methyltransferase codes for MNAAGTVDIKDAEFQQLRDFIYAQSGIYIPDNRKYLLENRLSNRVKNLNLKDYGEYLHFLKYDGGRRQELPRLFEVITTNETSFYRNPPQLNVFQNIVLPRILERLRKEGKRSLHIWSAGCSTGEEPYTLAIIIHEVLKSEIASWNIRITANDLSEAVLRTARQGIYSDYALRTTPEDVVKRYFAEEAGRFRVRQDLKNMITFGQLNLNDRGQVKLVPRSEIVFCRNVIIYFDDTMKKRVINAFYDNLAPDGVLFIGHSESLHHVSRTLTPKHHPGSIVYYKET; via the coding sequence ATGAACGCCGCGGGAACGGTGGACATCAAGGATGCCGAGTTTCAACAACTTCGAGATTTCATTTATGCGCAAAGCGGAATTTATATCCCGGACAACCGGAAATATCTTCTGGAGAACAGGCTTTCCAACCGCGTCAAGAATCTGAACCTGAAGGATTACGGAGAGTATCTTCACTTTCTGAAATACGACGGCGGACGCCGTCAGGAACTGCCCAGGCTGTTCGAGGTCATCACCACCAATGAAACCAGTTTTTATCGCAACCCACCGCAACTCAACGTCTTTCAGAACATCGTTCTGCCTCGGATACTGGAGCGACTTCGCAAGGAAGGGAAACGCAGCCTGCACATCTGGTCCGCGGGCTGTTCCACCGGCGAAGAGCCGTACACCCTGGCCATCATTATCCATGAGGTGCTCAAGTCTGAAATCGCCTCCTGGAACATCCGGATCACGGCCAATGATTTATCCGAAGCCGTCCTCCGTACGGCGCGTCAAGGCATCTACTCCGATTACGCCCTGCGCACCACGCCCGAGGATGTCGTCAAGCGGTACTTCGCCGAAGAAGCCGGACGATTCAGGGTACGCCAGGACTTGAAAAATATGATTACCTTCGGCCAACTCAACCTGAACGATCGCGGCCAAGTGAAACTGGTTCCGCGCTCGGAGATCGTTTTTTGCCGAAACGTCATCATCTACTTTGACGATACGATGAAGAAACGGGTAATCAATGCTTTTTACGACAATCTGGCGCCTGACGGCGTGCTGTTCATCGGCCATTCCGAATCCCTGCACCATGTTTCCAGAACCCTGACCCCTAAACACCATCCTGGAAGCATCGTCTATTACAAAGAAACATGA